A genome region from Fodinibius salicampi includes the following:
- a CDS encoding acyl carrier protein, protein MSQDVESKVKAIIVDKLGVDEEEVTHEANFTNDLGADSLDTVELIMEFEKEFDISIPDEDAENIATVGNAIEYLQEKV, encoded by the coding sequence ATGTCACAAGATGTTGAGTCAAAAGTAAAAGCCATTATCGTTGATAAATTAGGTGTTGACGAAGAAGAAGTTACGCACGAAGCTAATTTTACGAACGATTTAGGTGCGGATTCTTTGGATACCGTAGAACTCATTATGGAATTTGAAAAAGAATTCGATATCAGCATTCCTGATGAAGATGCAGAAAACATTGCAACAGTAGGTAATGCTATTGAGTATTTGCAAGAAAAAGTATAG
- the fabG gene encoding 3-oxoacyl-[acyl-carrier-protein] reductase has product MSLTLEGKTALVTGGSRGIGRAIALVLADLGADVAITYAHSVDAANEVKEDIESKGRRAKALQADAVSLEKAGEVIDEITSDWGKLDVLVNNAGITRDNLILRMSEEQWDQVIDTNLKSIFNYSKAAAKPMMRNRGGSIINISSVVGISGNAGQSNYAASKAGIIGFTKSYAKELASRGIRANVVAPGYITTEMTDELDDNLLEAIKDETPLGRPGDADEVAQAVAFLASDLSSYITGEIIRVDGGMAM; this is encoded by the coding sequence ATGAGTTTAACATTAGAAGGAAAAACAGCCTTGGTTACCGGAGGTAGTCGGGGAATCGGGCGTGCTATTGCACTTGTCCTTGCTGATTTAGGAGCAGACGTAGCCATTACTTATGCTCATTCTGTGGACGCTGCAAACGAGGTCAAAGAAGATATTGAATCCAAAGGACGGCGGGCTAAGGCCTTGCAGGCTGATGCCGTGAGTTTGGAAAAGGCAGGAGAAGTTATAGATGAAATAACTTCGGATTGGGGTAAGTTAGATGTTTTGGTAAATAATGCCGGTATTACCCGGGATAATTTGATCCTGCGAATGAGTGAGGAACAATGGGATCAAGTTATAGATACGAATTTAAAAAGTATTTTTAACTATAGTAAAGCCGCAGCAAAACCGATGATGCGCAATCGGGGCGGGTCTATCATAAATATTAGTTCAGTTGTTGGAATTAGTGGAAATGCCGGTCAAAGTAACTATGCCGCATCGAAAGCAGGAATTATAGGATTTACAAAATCTTATGCAAAAGAACTGGCATCCCGTGGTATTCGTGCGAATGTAGTTGCTCCAGGCTATATTACTACTGAAATGACCGATGAACTGGATGATAATCTTCTTGAAGCAATTAAAGATGAAACACCATTGGGACGTCCCGGTGATGCTGATGAAGTCGCACAAGCAGTTGCATTTTTAGCTTCAGATCTAAGTTCGTACATTACCGGAGAGATTATTCGGGTAGATGGTGGTATGGCAATGTAG